In a genomic window of [Chlorobium] sp. 445:
- a CDS encoding CPBP family intramembrane metalloprotease domain-containing protein, translated as MLDWIQHNRLYDLARQGERLTPWWGVFGLGVVFVLVSSLFALPVELARFALSASSNPFSLDALEENASLTLSPWLSGLLMSLTLALSFGALIAFVWLWIGRYEKRPFFTLGFERHQALWQYARGFLLGLLVFSANVGLMAIFGYVSIEDSDPSRVGLSALPSVLLILLPGWLVQGAAEEVLIRGWMLPVLNVRYRPWLGILLSSLFFALMHGINPNLDLLALFNLLLYGVFAALYALREASLWGICAFHSAWNWAQGNLFGLAVSGQNMGVGTLLDLMEAGPDWFTGGAFGPEGGIASTLVLLISIVCVLMWSPSAQANPSGSSAT; from the coding sequence ATGCTGGACTGGATTCAACACAATCGGTTGTATGATTTAGCTCGACAGGGCGAGCGGCTTACTCCTTGGTGGGGCGTTTTTGGCTTAGGCGTTGTGTTTGTGCTTGTCTCCTCTCTCTTTGCGCTGCCTGTGGAACTGGCGCGGTTTGCTTTAAGCGCCTCTTCAAACCCTTTCTCTTTGGACGCATTGGAAGAAAATGCAAGTCTCACGTTATCACCCTGGCTTTCTGGACTGCTGATGAGCTTGACGCTGGCTCTGTCGTTTGGCGCTCTTATTGCGTTCGTTTGGCTTTGGATTGGGCGCTACGAAAAACGCCCCTTTTTTACCTTGGGATTTGAACGGCACCAAGCGCTCTGGCAGTATGCACGTGGTTTCTTACTTGGCTTGCTCGTGTTTAGCGCTAATGTGGGACTGATGGCGATCTTTGGCTATGTGTCAATTGAAGATAGCGATCCTTCACGGGTTGGACTCTCGGCGCTCCCCAGCGTCTTACTTATCCTTCTGCCCGGCTGGCTCGTTCAAGGTGCAGCAGAAGAAGTGCTCATACGCGGCTGGATGTTGCCAGTCTTGAACGTACGCTATCGCCCTTGGTTAGGAATTTTGCTCTCTTCGCTTTTCTTTGCCCTGATGCACGGTATAAATCCGAATCTAGACCTGCTTGCGCTGTTCAATCTCTTGCTCTATGGTGTGTTTGCAGCGCTGTATGCCTTGCGTGAAGCATCACTCTGGGGCATCTGTGCTTTTCACAGCGCTTGGAATTGGGCGCAGGGCAATCTGTTCGGGCTTGCCGTCAGCGGACAAAATATGGGAGTCGGTACGCTGCTCGATCTCATGGAAGCCGGACCAGACTGGTTTACAGGCGGAGCATTTGGACCTGAAGGCGGAATTGCCTCAACACTTGTGCTGCTCATCTCTATTGTGTGCGTCCTTATGTGGTCTCCTTCTGCTCAAGCAAACCCGTCAGGGTCCTCTGCGACATGA
- a CDS encoding alpha/beta hydrolase, with amino-acid sequence MNRLSIGRCELYYEDSAERFAEHRHKPAILFINGWALSGRYWQPTVEALRTEARSITFDQAGTGRTRFRDKRPPFTIEGFAEEAEALIEHLQLGKDAPLHIVGHSMGAMVAAEVFQRQRRRATSLTIIACGIFEYGAVDLRFQLKMLSAFIHATMKAKKLFQLEPLKRAFVAKATARPIPREYAEVLIEDFLTVDDEAATAVGTFSLRYDISLHYIKNLLTAEAPMCLIVGDKDKTIPPVGMSTLFEKRKAHSAAPTTFVRFPSLGHLPMLEDTPAFAQVLHQYVLSGSNQTVEQIHAGHFQNV; translated from the coding sequence ATGAACAGACTATCAATAGGGCGATGCGAGCTCTACTACGAGGATAGTGCTGAGCGATTTGCGGAGCATCGTCATAAGCCGGCGATTTTGTTTATCAACGGCTGGGCGTTGTCGGGGCGCTACTGGCAGCCGACGGTTGAGGCGTTGCGTACGGAGGCACGCAGCATCACGTTTGACCAGGCTGGCACGGGGCGCACACGTTTTCGGGACAAGCGACCACCGTTTACGATTGAGGGTTTTGCTGAAGAAGCGGAGGCGCTGATTGAGCACCTGCAACTGGGCAAAGATGCGCCGCTGCATATTGTTGGGCACTCAATGGGTGCGATGGTTGCCGCAGAAGTCTTTCAGCGTCAGCGTCGGCGTGCCACGAGCTTGACAATTATCGCCTGCGGTATTTTCGAATACGGTGCAGTTGACTTGCGCTTTCAGTTAAAGATGCTTAGTGCTTTTATTCATGCCACGATGAAAGCCAAGAAACTCTTTCAGCTTGAGCCACTCAAGCGGGCGTTTGTGGCAAAAGCGACGGCGCGTCCGATTCCACGAGAGTATGCAGAGGTTCTGATTGAAGATTTTCTAACCGTCGATGATGAAGCGGCCACGGCGGTAGGCACCTTCTCGCTGCGCTATGATATTTCGCTGCACTACATCAAGAACTTGCTCACGGCAGAGGCGCCAATGTGCTTGATTGTAGGTGATAAGGACAAGACCATTCCGCCCGTAGGCATGAGCACACTGTTTGAAAAACGCAAGGCACATTCGGCTGCACCTACAACGTTTGTGCGGTTTCCGTCGCTGGGGCATTTGCCGATGCTGGAAGATACGCCAGCCTTTGCGCAGGTGCTACACCAATATGTGCTCTCTGGCTCAAATCAAACTGTGGAGCAAATCCATGCTGGGCATTTTCAGAATGTGTAA
- a CDS encoding bacteriochlorophyll/chlorophyll a synthase: MSSSTLESLPALSEDARQALRLEMERAGIDDEKLRKIQLALDNVNREGWRLELSAIPRLMKPVTWFPPMWAFLCGAVSTGANLLEQWQIVLAGLILAGPLMCAMSQTMNDYFDREVDAINEPDRPIPAGLISKSASWIVTFTLIGLAFIISYWIHPYVLVISFVSVLLSHVYSGPPLRAKNNGWYGNLVVGIAYEGVAWLTGSFSLTKGLPSQESIAMALIFSLGAHGIMTLNDFKSVVGDRVRKVKSIPVQLGEKRAAMLACAVMNAAQVTAIGILVFKAQYVAAAIALGLLFVQQPMQALLIREPKERAIWYNSFGTLLYVLTMMVSAWGIRP, from the coding sequence ATGAGTTCTTCAACATTAGAATCGCTCCCAGCGCTTTCGGAAGATGCGCGTCAAGCCCTGCGGTTAGAAATGGAGCGCGCAGGCATTGATGATGAAAAACTTCGCAAAATTCAACTGGCACTTGATAACGTCAACCGCGAGGGCTGGCGTTTAGAGCTCTCTGCCATTCCACGCCTGATGAAACCGGTTACATGGTTTCCACCAATGTGGGCGTTTCTGTGCGGTGCCGTCTCCACAGGCGCCAACTTGCTCGAGCAATGGCAAATTGTGCTGGCTGGATTGATTTTGGCAGGGCCGCTCATGTGCGCCATGTCGCAAACCATGAACGATTATTTCGATCGTGAGGTCGACGCCATCAACGAACCTGATCGACCGATTCCGGCGGGACTTATCTCGAAGTCAGCTAGCTGGATTGTAACCTTCACACTGATTGGGTTAGCGTTTATCATCTCGTACTGGATTCACCCTTATGTGCTTGTGATTTCTTTTGTGAGCGTGCTGCTTTCGCATGTCTATTCTGGACCGCCGCTGCGCGCCAAGAATAATGGCTGGTATGGCAACCTTGTTGTGGGTATCGCTTACGAGGGGGTGGCTTGGCTTACGGGCAGTTTTTCACTGACAAAAGGCTTACCCAGTCAAGAATCTATTGCAATGGCGCTAATTTTTTCACTCGGTGCTCATGGCATTATGACGCTAAACGACTTCAAATCGGTGGTAGGAGATCGAGTGCGCAAAGTCAAATCGATTCCTGTGCAACTTGGAGAGAAGCGTGCTGCCATGCTTGCCTGCGCCGTGATGAATGCCGCACAAGTTACAGCAATTGGTATACTCGTCTTCAAAGCCCAGTATGTTGCTGCAGCCATTGCACTTGGCTTGCTGTTTGTGCAGCAGCCCATGCAAGCATTGCTTATCCGTGAGCCGAAAGAGCGTGCAATTTGGTATAACTCTTTTGGCACATTGCTCTATGTGCTCACGATGATGGTCTCTGCATGGGGCATTCGTCCGTAG